Within Aliivibrio fischeri, the genomic segment TGACTACTTCCGTAATAATAATATGGAATACAAACCAGTGGTTTTTGATACTGCAGCACAAACATCTAAAGGTTTTGATGCCGGCCGTTGTGATGTTCTTACCACCGACCAATCTGGTTTGTATGCTCTACGCCTTAATTTAAAAAACCCTAAAACCGCTCAAGTTTTACCAGAAATAATATCAAAAGAACCCTTAGGTCCGGTAGTTCGCCAAGGGGATGATCAATGGTTCAACATTAATAAATGGGTTTTAAATACCATGATCAATGCTGAGGAATACGGTATCAGTTCTAAAAATGCTGACCAAATGCTGAAATCGAAAGATCCAAACATTAAACGTATTCTTGGTGTTGATGGGCCAAAAGGCAAAGGATTGGGAATTCGTGATGATTGGGGCTACCAAGTGGTGAAACAAGTCGGTAACTATGGCGAAAGTTTTGAACGTACCGTAGGTGAAGGTTCTCCATTACAAATCTCTCGTGGCGTCAATGCACTTTGGAATGCTGGTGGCTTTATGTATGCAGCACCCATTCGTTAATCAACTCATAGTCTAATTATAAATATAAAAACACAATTTATGGGGTGAATCTTCACCCCTTTTAATAAATGGATTTAAGGTTGTAGTTGTATGTCATCTAAAAATAAAAACATCTTATATAATCCAACATTTCGTGCGATTTTATTTCAAGTGATAGCCGTTGCTGCACTTGTCTTTTTTTTCTACACCATAGTTAACAATGCATTATCCAATTTAGAATCTCGTGGTATCGCAACTGGCCTTGGCTTTTTAGATCAAGAAGCCGGCTTTGGTATCGGCCTTTCTTTAGTGGAGTACGATGAAACATACAGTTATGGTCGCACGTTTGTTGTCGGATTATTAAACACCGCTCTTGTGTCTGTCCTTGGTATCTTATTTGCTACCGTTTTGGGCTTTACTATTGGTATCGCACGACTCTCAAGTAACTGGCTAGTTAGTCGATGTGCCGCAGTTTATATTGAGACTTTCCGAAATATCCCTCTTTTATTACAAATTTTCTTTTGGTATTTCGCCGTCTTACAAGCACTTCCCTCTCCTAGACAAAGTTTAAGTTTAGGTGAAAGTGTTTTTTTAAATGTTCGTGGATTATTTTTTCCAAGTCCTATTTTTGAAGAAGGTTCGAACTTAATTGGTATCGCTTTTATTACCGCGATTGTATTTATTTTATTTTTATCTAAATGGGCAAAAAACAAACAGCGCATTACAGGGCAGCAAACACCCGTATTACGTTACTCTCTTCTTGCTCTGTTTGGTTTACCCACTTTAGCCTATTTTATTTCTGGAATGCCAATATCTATTGAATATCCAGAATTAAAAGGATTCAACTTTCGTGGTGGTATTAGCATCATTCCTGAATTAGCTGCATTGGTCGTTGCTCTTAGTGTATATACCGCCTCTTTTATTGCTGAGATAGTTCGTTCGGGTATCAATGCCGTGAGCCATGGTCAAACAGAAGCAGCGATGGCACTTGGTTTACCAAGAAAACGAACCCTTAAATTGGTCGTTATTCCGCAAGCGATGCGAATCATCATTCCCCCTCTCACTAGCCAATATTTAAATTTAACTAAAAACTCATCCTTAGCAATGGCAATTGGTTACCCTGACTTAGTTTCGGTGTTTGCAGGAACAACACTAAACCAAACAGGTCAAGCTATTGAGATCATCACAATGACCATGGCGGTGTACCTAACACTAAGCCTATTAACCTCATTTTTGATGAACATTTACAACAGCAAAGTTGCATTGGTTGAGAGGTAATTATGAATACACATCAATTTCAGCCAGATTTACCACCACCAGCTAATACCGTTGGTGCAGTAACTTGGCTTAAAAAACATTTGTTTAATGGCCCAATTAACTCCATTCTAACTCTTATTATCGCTTACCTTGCAATCATCGGGTTATGGAATGTGATTTCTTGGGGCTTAATTAACGCTGATTGGATTGGCACAACCCGTGATGCCTGTTCTAGTGAAGGCGCTTGTTGGGTGATGATAAGCGTTCGCTGGGACCAATTCATGTATGGTTTTTATCCTAGTGATGAATTGTGGCGTCCACAGCTATTTTATGGGTTATTAGCGATTTTCGTTGCACTACTAGCTTATGAACACACACCAAAGAAATTTGCGATTTGGTTAGTTTTTGTAAATATTTTTCCTATCTTCGCAGCCTTTCTTCTTTATGGCGGTGTTTTTAGCTTACCGGTTGTAGACACTCACTTATGGGGCGGATTACTAATAACTCTCGTAATTGCCATTGTAGGTATTGTCGTTTCTCTTCCTATTGGTGTTGCACTGGCACTTGGTCGACGTTCAGAAATGCCTATCATTCGAAGTATGTGTACGGTGTATATCGAAATCTGGCGTGGTGTACCACTCATTACCGTGCTTTTCATGGCTTCCGTTATGCTTCCGTTGTTTTTATCAGAGGGAATGGAGCTAGATAAACTCTTTAGAGCATTAATTGGTGTTGTTCTATTTAGTGCCGCTTACATGGCAGAAGTTGTCAGAGGGGGCTTACAAGCGATTCCTAAAGGTCAATACGAGGCTGCAGACGCACTTGGTTTAGGGTACTGGAAAAAGATGCGCTTAATCATTTTGCCGCAAGCATTGAAAATTACGATCCCTTCTATTGTTAATACCTTTATCGGTTTATTCAAAGACACCAGTCTGGTTCTTATTATCGGGATGTTTGATGTGCTAGGTATTGGTCAAGCCGCAAATACCGACCCTGAATGGCTTGGGTTTTCAACAGAAAGTTATGTCTTCGTCGCTTTGGTTTTCTGGGTGTTCTGTTTCTCTATGTCAAGATACTCCATCTACTTAGAAAATAAACTTCATACAGGTCATAAGCGATAATTAACAGAATTCAAGGAAGTAGCAATTATGGAAAATCAACAAGATTATATGATTCAACTAGAAGACATGAACAAATGGTATGGTCAATTTCATGTTTTAAAAAACATTAACTTAAAGGTTAAAAAAGGCGAAAAGATCGTTATTTGTGGGCCTTCTGGTTCTGGAAAATCAACAATGATCCGCTGTATTAACCGATTAGAAGAGCACCAAAGAGGACACATCTTTGTTTCTGGTACAGAATTAACAGAAGATCTAAAAAACATCGAAGCGGTAAGAAAAGAAGTTGGAATGTGTTTTCAGCACTTTAATCTCTTCCCTCATCTAACAGTGCTAGAAAACTGTACTCTCGCTCCTATTTGGGTGAAGAAAATGCCTAAAGCTGAGGCTGAAGCTCTAGCAATGCAATATCTTGAACGTGTAAAGATCCCAGATCAAGCAGATAAATATCCCGGGCAACTCTCTGGTGGACAACAACAGCGTGTTGCTATCGCCCGATCATTATGTATGAATCCACAAGTGATGCTATTTGATGAACCAACTTCAGCACTTGACCCTGAAATGGTTCGAGAAGTATTAGATGTAATGGTTGAACTGGCAAGTGAAGGCATGACAATGCTGTGTGTTACACACGAGATGGGCTTTGCTAAAGAAGTGGCAGATAGAGTGATATTTATGGATGCTGGTGAGATCATAGAAGAAAACAACCCTGTCGATTTCTTTGAGAACCCACAATCGGATCGAACTCAATTGTTCTTAAGTCAGATCTTGCATCATTAACTTTTAAATACTAAATCCTCAAGTTAAAGCAGTGATCGTTTAATTACTGCTTTTTGTTACAGATGCTTACAAACTACATCTGCTAAGTTAATGTACTGATGTAAAATGGTTTCCAGCTCAATTAATTCAAACCGAAAGTCAATTCTATCTTGATTTTTGGAACTATAAGCGCCATAACTGTCTATATAATTATGTCAGTACATTCCAAGGGGAATACGATGAATAATCAAATGTTCAGCCAAACTCATACGCAAGAGTCGGCTCTACAAACTAACAAAGTATTACGTAATACTTATTTCTTATTATCAATGACACTACTTTGGTCTGCGGTAGTTGCTGGTGTTTCAATGGCAATGAACCTACCTCGTCCAGGTATCATCATCATGCTTGTTGGCTTCTACGGCCTACTTTTCTTGACGGAAAAGAACCGTAACAACAACATGGGTCTTGTATTTACGTTCCTATTTACAGGCTTCTTAGGCTACACCATTGGTCCAATCCTTAACATGTACATTGGTGCCGGTATGGGTGATGTGATCTTAACTGCACTTGGCGGTACTGCGCTTTCTTTCATGGCAGCATCTGCTTATGCACTAACAACTAAGCGTGACCTATCGTTCCTTAACGGTGTATTACTAGCTGGTTTTGTTGTTCTATTAATTGGTATGGTAGCGAACATCTTCCTACAAATGCCGTTATTACACCTAGCAATGAGTGGTATGTTTATTCTGTTCTCAACAGGTGCAATCTTGCTAACAACACAATCAATCATTCGTGGCGGTGAGACAAACTACATCTCAGCAACGATTACGCTGTATGTTTCTATCTACAATATCTTCATCAGCCTACTAAGCATTCTTGGTATCATGCGTGATGATTAATCGATAATATCGAATAAAAAAAATGCCAGTCAATCGACTGGCATTTTTGTATCTATGGTTTCTATTATTGTACCAATCACAGTGACTAGGTATTAATTCACATACATAGCACATTCATCATCAATATCTTCTGGTGGAAAATAGTTTTCTCTCACGTAGAATTTATTTAATAACTTAATCACTGAATGTTTCTTTACTGGTTTTTCTTCCATCAAACCATGTAGCTTTCTCGCTACATTTTGAATGCTTAACAAGTTCTCTAAAGGCAATATTGCTTCTAGCTCATTCTTTAAATCATGCGCATCTTCGTTATGGTTCGCTACCGCTAAATAAGCCCAAATATAAGCTACTGCATTATGAGATGAAGATACCTTTTGATTATATTGAGCAGCTCTGTATTGTGATTCAGGCGCTTTAAGTTCACCACCACGTTCTGCCCAATAGATAGCCTTATAAACGTTTTTCTGCGTCCCTATTCCATGGTAATAACAAGAGCTTACTGTTGTCATTGCTTTAGGATCATCTTGATAAGCCGCTTTTAGCATCCAATAAAATCCTTCAGGATGTCCATCTTGTTGCTTTTGATACCATTGCGCTAAAAACAATTGAGATTCTAAATGGTTCTGTAATGCCAATTTAGTAATGGTTTTCGTTCCTAACTCTATGTCTTTTTCACAACCAGTACCTGTGAGATACAATTTACCTAGAGTTAAAGAAGCACTGATATCACCTTGGCTATCACCAAGTCTAGCCGCCCAGTAATCCGACTTTTCTGTTGCTTCAGGATCGTCGTAATTATCATCATATAAACGCACTAGAGCGTAAAAGGCTTGTTGGCTATTTTGTTCAGCCGCTTTTAAGTACCATTTAATCGCACCATTTTGGTCAACCAATTCAAGATCAGCCCCTAAAGCTAATTGGGCTGTTATATTTCCATTTTTTGCTCGTTGAATTTTGTCCTTTTTATCCGCTTCATCATCAAACGGAACCACTGGAGACTTATGACTACTTTGTTGATTTTGTCGAATCGTTAACTTTTTTTTCTTTTCTGTAGTTTGAAAGTGTAGAACCATCAAAATAAGGCACACAACACTACAAAAAAATAAGAACCAATACATATCTATATCATCGAAAAGGAATACGTTTTTTTGAGGCCTTATTCTAATGATTTTTATTCAGAATGAGAACGAATACATGATAGCAAAACAGTAATTAGGGCTATTTTTTATAAAAAAATGCGACAAAAATAAATAAAAAAAACATATTCAGTTTTTATTCAATATTCCTAGCTTTGTGACTGGTTTTTTTCAATAAGTTAGCTAAGGTATAATTAAAATTATTATTTATTTGGTTAGTATGAAAAAACTCTATCGTTACGTTTTATTTACTTTTTTGTTGATATTCTCTCAGCTCAGTTTTGCCAATTGGGATCTCACTGACAATCAACCAATAGAGATTAGCGCTCAAGCGAAAAATATTGAGGCGGATATTCGTGCACTTCCTGAACAGCATTTCTTTTCAAATAACGATTATGCTCAAGTAAAACGATTACTTTCTACTACTATTTTACAGCAAAAAGAGCATGCAACCGCTCTTAAAGAGGCATTAGCCACTTACAGAGAAGACAGTAGCAACCAAAACTGGATTGCAGTAGAAACAGTTCATCAATCACTGACTTCACTAAACCTAAGTAAAGAGCAACTGCTTAAGCTAACGAATAGTACAACACGAGAACAATTAACTGGTTTTGGTCCTTATGGTGTTACCCAATTTTATTCTGAGTTATCCATTACCAAACTCAATATCGAATATTATCTACATTACCAAATTCGTAGTTTTAAAAACCTACTAAAAGACTTAACCATTTCACCAGTTCCAATTATTAGTGTTATTTTTAAAGTGCTTTGTGTATTCTTTATTTTTAGTTGGTGGATGAAAAACAGCACTCGACTTATCAACGACTTTAAAACATCAAAATTAGAAAACGGCTCTAAACCGAATTTCTTTATTAGAAGTATTTGGTATTTAACCCGTGCTCATAAAGCAATAGCGTGGTTATTATTAATCACGGTCACATTACGAATCGTATCCACATTACCAAGCCTACAACACTTAATATTCTTAGAAATCTTCACTTGGTGGATTTTAGGTGGTTCTATTGCTGTTAGCTTTATTCTTGAATTTATTTATCGCAATAGTAAACATAACAAAAAAGAAATTATCGCTCTTCGTTTATCGACGGTTCGCCATTATGTTTGGGGGATAATTGTTGCAGGCGTAATTTTACAAATATCCTCTCGTACATTAGGACAAGGTACTATCTATGCGTGGATAAACTCTCTAATGTATTTATTTTTTGTGCTCCTTACTATTCATACATTAAGAAAGTGGAAACCAACGGTTTTTGAAAGAATCGAACGTGTTGACCCTCTACCTCTATCTATTCAATGGGCGAAAAGAAATCAAAAGACTTTCCTTATTTCAATCGCTGCTACCGCTTGTGGCGCCGCTTGGTTATCTTGGCGAGCACTTCAACACTCGATTATTGCACTGTTATCGCAATACGCTGCATTTAGTCACGCATTGGCTTACTTATTCAGAATTGAAGTAGCTAAACAAACTGAAGTTGCACGTGAGCAATCCAATCTCGTTCGTGTTAAAGGTACGGCAGCATTTGATTACATTGCTCCTGGTTCTGAAGATTCAGAGCTTATTGAAGATTATGCTAAAGATGAAATGTCCGCCCTTTCACGTTACTTATTAACCGAAAGTCCTGCGGTATGTGTGCTATCTGGTGAACGTGGTGTAGGTACAACTACCCTTCTTAATCGTATTTTAAATAAAGTAAAAAACGCGACACCAATTTATATTAATTGCCCATACGATGGTTATTCTGCTTTGCTTCCTGAGCTGGCAAAACAATTAGGGTTAGATGAAGAATCAAGTGAGCGTGATATTCTTCAATACCTGCGTAACAGCGATACTTGTTATCTACTTGCGTTTGATAGTGCGCAACGGTTAGTAAAACCCAAAGTGAATGGCTTAGCCGATTTAATGAAACTGACTAATTTATTACGTCGAGCTCGTAAAAGTCATCGAGTGGTACTGGCTATTGAGAAATCGTGCTGGCGCTTTATTGACCGTGCTCGTGGTGAACGATTACTATTTGATTTAGTTACGTTTATGCCTAAATGGGATGAAAAGCAAATTGGTCAATTATTAGAGTCGAGAATTACCCTATCTGAAGGTCAACCTACAATTTCATTTGATGGCTTAGTGCTACCAAGACAGTGGGATGAAGAAAACCTAACAGAGGAAGAACGAGCGAGAAATGGATTCTATCGCATTCTTTGGGATTACTCTGATGGTAACCCTACAGTTGCACTTCGTTTCTTTAGATTATCACTTCACCGTGATAAAGACACTGATGCAATTTTGGTTCGTTTATTTAGAGCGCCGCACTCTGATGACTTAGAAACCATGCCAAAACCTATGTTGGCAGTACTTAGATCAATTGTACAGTTGGAGGTCGCCTCTCCTGCTGATGTATGTGACTGTAGCCGCTTAAGCATGGCTGAAGTTATCAGTACGCTTCGTTATTTCCAAAGTCGTGGCTACATTGAATGGAGTGATGATAAAGCAAGGATCTCTGATCACTGGTTCCGCCACATTACTAATGTTCTTCATCGTCAACATTTATTGGTGAAATAATATGCTTCGTATTTTTATATTTTTTATAACGCTCGGATTTGGTTCGCTCGCATTTGCTGAAGAAGCACAATCCATCGACAACTTACAGCAGTTCGCTAGTCTAATTCGTTGGAGCGGTGTTGCTTTCTCATTTGTTATCGTATTTGTTGCTTGGTTACTGTTACGCTTTACCCAATCAATTGTAGATGGAATAAGTAGTCAATTTGCTCAGCGTCGAATGTTGATGCAAAAACTGCAATCTTTCTTTCAATTCTTCATTTATATGTCAACGGGTATGGCTGTTTTCATGCTTAGCTTCCGTGTTGATGAGCGTGTGTTAGCACTAATCGGTGGTACGATTGCTGTCTCTGTTGGCTTTGCACTGAAAGACTTAACTGCATCATTCATTGCTGGATTAACAGTAATGATCGATCGCCCTTTCCAAGTCGGTGATCGCGTAACGTTTGAAGGTAATTATGGGGACATTATCGCTATTGGTTTACGTTCTGTTCGAATGCAAACTCTAAACGATGATATTATTACTATCCCTAATAACAAATTCTTAAATGAAGTTGCTGTAAGTGGAAACTATGGTGCATTAGATATGCAAGTTGTTATTCCATTTTATATTGGTATGGACCAAGACATTAATACCGCAAGAGATATTATTCAAGAAGCGGCATCTTCTAGTCGTTATATCCACTTACCTAAGCCTGTAGTTGTACTAGTGAAGCAAACCATTACAGATAATTATTTAGCCATTCAATTAACTTGTAAAGCTTACGTAGTAGATATTAAGTTTGAAAAGCTGTTCGAGACAGATATCACCTTACGTGTTATGCAAGAATTCAGAAAATCAGACATATTCCCGCCAGCTATTGCTGTTCAAAACAAATAGTTCTTCTATCAAAGGTAGCATGATAAATCATGCTACCTCTCTCTTTTCTCTCTTGAGTAATTAACTTATCGCTCGCCGTACTGTGCTTTTATTGCTAACATACAAACAATAATATTTTGTTAACTCGTTGGTTATGTAATGAAAATACTTTTAAAATCGTTAGTTATATCTGCTTCATTATGCTCACCTTTTGTTCTAGCTAACAGTGAAGCTCATAGTGATTATCTAAAAGGCACGGCTTATTTAAATCAAGATAACTATAAAGAAGCAATTACTTGGTTAACCAGTGCTGCTAATAATGGTTCTATTGAAGCACAAAACAAAATTGGAACTATTTATGCGAAAGGGATCGGTACTGAAGCAAACACACAACTTGCTACCCAGTATTTTTTGAAAGCCGCAGCAAACCAAAGTTCTATGGCTTACTATAACCTTGGTAAAATCTACGAATCAGAAGAAAAGTATTCAACATCTATTGATTGGTATAACAAAGCAATTGAAGAAAATAACAGTAATGCAATGAATAACCTTGCAGACTTATATCTTCATGGAAAAGGGCTTGTTCAAAATACTCATCAAGCAGAATTACTTTATATTCAAGCTGCTGAATTAGGTAATGCAACAGCGATGCGTAATCTTGGTTTCTTATACACTAACAATAAGGAAGTTAAACAAGACATGAGCAAAGCGTATTTTTGGTTTAACCTTGCTGCTGAAAAAGACTTCCCAGATGCAGATAAATACCGTGATTATACAGGTAAAAAGCTAAGTAAAAATAAACGCATTAAAGTTCAAAATGAAGCACTTGAATGGTTAGAACAGCATAATAGTTAATTTATAACCATAAGATAAGCAAACAAACAAGGCCGCATCAGTAATTCACTGATGCGGCCTTTTTAATTATCGTTTAGCGAACTTATTTTCTATTACTTTAGGTAGCCATGCGGCATAAACAAAAAGACCAAAAATAACAGTAAAATTACCGATCGTTCTGATTACCAACACATTCAGACTACTCGCTTCAACTTGTGTTAGTAAATAACTCACACCATATCTAGCAAGCATTACACTTAATACAATCGTTATAAGGGCGATTAGTTTTACTTTTGCATCCGTAATAACTTTAGGCTTAGAACACATAATCGCAGCGACAACACCCCAGCATATTGCTGCTGCGTATAGGTAATTTATATATGCCATAACAAACGCAATACCACTAATAACCGTACTTAGCAGTAACCAAAAATGTAAGCCCCCTATCACTTTGTATAATAAATCACCATGTTTTTTCTGCATATTTGAGAAATGATAGAAGACCATTCCTCCCAAACACAAACCAACAATGGCATCAGATACAAAATGAACACCGAGCCAAACTCGCGCTATTGACTGCCCTATAACAAGAATAATGAAAATGCATGCGTACCGTTTTAAGGTTTTTTCTGGTAAAGATAATCTTTTTAAAATTAAATAAAAGGTTCCGTAAATTACAACAGATAACATACTGTGCATGCTTGGCATACCAAAACCAACGGCTTCCGTTAATTGCAGTTGTGGTATATAAACAAAAGGACGTGGTAATCCTAAACCTTGCTTAGCTAATCCGGTTAAAACTATCGATAAAATAATGCCAAACAATAAGGTTAAAGCCGAATTTCGACCAAAATAAACCAAAGCAATAATAACGAAAAAGTAAAAGAAGCCTTCTTTACCAGTTTCGTTAATTAGAGTGAATATCGTTTTAACACTCAATGTAACAACTTGCGGTAATTGATCTATTTTCGCACGAAGTGACGAAAGTAACTCTAATTCAAACTGATGAATTTTAGGAGCCTGATCAACAAGGTTAGTTACCCATAATATTTTATTCTCTGCGCTCGTAGTATCTAAAGACCATTGCTGTAATAACGTCAATTGCTCAGGGTAACGATATTTATTTTCAGGGATCTTATACACTTCACTTAAATAAACCGCCTCGGTTTCTATACCGTAATGAGGAGCAAACCACGAAGGTATACGAAATAAGCCATTAATGGTTTCTAGATCAAACGCAACAATATCGGATTCACTTACACAACGAAATATTGCTGCTGTTTCATCTTCGATAAGCAACTCTTTAGCTGTAACAACTAATCCAGTTTCTTCCCATACCTCTCTTTCTGCTGCCTCTTGAGGTGTCTCTCCTCTTTC encodes:
- a CDS encoding amino acid ABC transporter substrate-binding protein; protein product: MKFKTTTLFAAIATSAALLSAPALAASGTLEKVQKNGYLQCGVSTGLPGFSNPNSKGEWEGIDVEFCQAVAAAVLGDKSKVKYVPLTAKERFTALQSGEIDVLSRNTTWTLHRDTSLGLNFVGVNYYDGQGFMVKKELGLTSAKELDGASVCVQSGTTTELNLADYFRNNNMEYKPVVFDTAAQTSKGFDAGRCDVLTTDQSGLYALRLNLKNPKTAQVLPEIISKEPLGPVVRQGDDQWFNINKWVLNTMINAEEYGISSKNADQMLKSKDPNIKRILGVDGPKGKGLGIRDDWGYQVVKQVGNYGESFERTVGEGSPLQISRGVNALWNAGGFMYAAPIR
- a CDS encoding amino acid ABC transporter permease — its product is MSSKNKNILYNPTFRAILFQVIAVAALVFFFYTIVNNALSNLESRGIATGLGFLDQEAGFGIGLSLVEYDETYSYGRTFVVGLLNTALVSVLGILFATVLGFTIGIARLSSNWLVSRCAAVYIETFRNIPLLLQIFFWYFAVLQALPSPRQSLSLGESVFLNVRGLFFPSPIFEEGSNLIGIAFITAIVFILFLSKWAKNKQRITGQQTPVLRYSLLALFGLPTLAYFISGMPISIEYPELKGFNFRGGISIIPELAALVVALSVYTASFIAEIVRSGINAVSHGQTEAAMALGLPRKRTLKLVVIPQAMRIIIPPLTSQYLNLTKNSSLAMAIGYPDLVSVFAGTTLNQTGQAIEIITMTMAVYLTLSLLTSFLMNIYNSKVALVER
- a CDS encoding amino acid ABC transporter permease, whose amino-acid sequence is MNTHQFQPDLPPPANTVGAVTWLKKHLFNGPINSILTLIIAYLAIIGLWNVISWGLINADWIGTTRDACSSEGACWVMISVRWDQFMYGFYPSDELWRPQLFYGLLAIFVALLAYEHTPKKFAIWLVFVNIFPIFAAFLLYGGVFSLPVVDTHLWGGLLITLVIAIVGIVVSLPIGVALALGRRSEMPIIRSMCTVYIEIWRGVPLITVLFMASVMLPLFLSEGMELDKLFRALIGVVLFSAAYMAEVVRGGLQAIPKGQYEAADALGLGYWKKMRLIILPQALKITIPSIVNTFIGLFKDTSLVLIIGMFDVLGIGQAANTDPEWLGFSTESYVFVALVFWVFCFSMSRYSIYLENKLHTGHKR
- a CDS encoding amino acid ABC transporter ATP-binding protein; this translates as MENQQDYMIQLEDMNKWYGQFHVLKNINLKVKKGEKIVICGPSGSGKSTMIRCINRLEEHQRGHIFVSGTELTEDLKNIEAVRKEVGMCFQHFNLFPHLTVLENCTLAPIWVKKMPKAEAEALAMQYLERVKIPDQADKYPGQLSGGQQQRVAIARSLCMNPQVMLFDEPTSALDPEMVREVLDVMVELASEGMTMLCVTHEMGFAKEVADRVIFMDAGEIIEENNPVDFFENPQSDRTQLFLSQILHH
- a CDS encoding Bax inhibitor-1/YccA family protein translates to MNNQMFSQTHTQESALQTNKVLRNTYFLLSMTLLWSAVVAGVSMAMNLPRPGIIIMLVGFYGLLFLTEKNRNNNMGLVFTFLFTGFLGYTIGPILNMYIGAGMGDVILTALGGTALSFMAASAYALTTKRDLSFLNGVLLAGFVVLLIGMVANIFLQMPLLHLAMSGMFILFSTGAILLTTQSIIRGGETNYISATITLYVSIYNIFISLLSILGIMRDD
- a CDS encoding tetratricopeptide repeat protein, with translation MYWFLFFCSVVCLILMVLHFQTTEKKKKLTIRQNQQSSHKSPVVPFDDEADKKDKIQRAKNGNITAQLALGADLELVDQNGAIKWYLKAAEQNSQQAFYALVRLYDDNYDDPEATEKSDYWAARLGDSQGDISASLTLGKLYLTGTGCEKDIELGTKTITKLALQNHLESQLFLAQWYQKQQDGHPEGFYWMLKAAYQDDPKAMTTVSSCYYHGIGTQKNVYKAIYWAERGGELKAPESQYRAAQYNQKVSSSHNAVAYIWAYLAVANHNEDAHDLKNELEAILPLENLLSIQNVARKLHGLMEEKPVKKHSVIKLLNKFYVRENYFPPEDIDDECAMYVN
- a CDS encoding ATP-binding protein, encoding MKKLYRYVLFTFLLIFSQLSFANWDLTDNQPIEISAQAKNIEADIRALPEQHFFSNNDYAQVKRLLSTTILQQKEHATALKEALATYREDSSNQNWIAVETVHQSLTSLNLSKEQLLKLTNSTTREQLTGFGPYGVTQFYSELSITKLNIEYYLHYQIRSFKNLLKDLTISPVPIISVIFKVLCVFFIFSWWMKNSTRLINDFKTSKLENGSKPNFFIRSIWYLTRAHKAIAWLLLITVTLRIVSTLPSLQHLIFLEIFTWWILGGSIAVSFILEFIYRNSKHNKKEIIALRLSTVRHYVWGIIVAGVILQISSRTLGQGTIYAWINSLMYLFFVLLTIHTLRKWKPTVFERIERVDPLPLSIQWAKRNQKTFLISIAATACGAAWLSWRALQHSIIALLSQYAAFSHALAYLFRIEVAKQTEVAREQSNLVRVKGTAAFDYIAPGSEDSELIEDYAKDEMSALSRYLLTESPAVCVLSGERGVGTTTLLNRILNKVKNATPIYINCPYDGYSALLPELAKQLGLDEESSERDILQYLRNSDTCYLLAFDSAQRLVKPKVNGLADLMKLTNLLRRARKSHRVVLAIEKSCWRFIDRARGERLLFDLVTFMPKWDEKQIGQLLESRITLSEGQPTISFDGLVLPRQWDEENLTEEERARNGFYRILWDYSDGNPTVALRFFRLSLHRDKDTDAILVRLFRAPHSDDLETMPKPMLAVLRSIVQLEVASPADVCDCSRLSMAEVISTLRYFQSRGYIEWSDDKARISDHWFRHITNVLHRQHLLVK
- a CDS encoding mechanosensitive ion channel domain-containing protein produces the protein MLRIFIFFITLGFGSLAFAEEAQSIDNLQQFASLIRWSGVAFSFVIVFVAWLLLRFTQSIVDGISSQFAQRRMLMQKLQSFFQFFIYMSTGMAVFMLSFRVDERVLALIGGTIAVSVGFALKDLTASFIAGLTVMIDRPFQVGDRVTFEGNYGDIIAIGLRSVRMQTLNDDIITIPNNKFLNEVAVSGNYGALDMQVVIPFYIGMDQDINTARDIIQEAASSSRYIHLPKPVVVLVKQTITDNYLAIQLTCKAYVVDIKFEKLFETDITLRVMQEFRKSDIFPPAIAVQNK
- a CDS encoding tetratricopeptide repeat protein, with the translated sequence MKILLKSLVISASLCSPFVLANSEAHSDYLKGTAYLNQDNYKEAITWLTSAANNGSIEAQNKIGTIYAKGIGTEANTQLATQYFLKAAANQSSMAYYNLGKIYESEEKYSTSIDWYNKAIEENNSNAMNNLADLYLHGKGLVQNTHQAELLYIQAAELGNATAMRNLGFLYTNNKEVKQDMSKAYFWFNLAAEKDFPDADKYRDYTGKKLSKNKRIKVQNEALEWLEQHNS
- a CDS encoding phosphatase PAP2 family protein, translating into MKMPLFNIFVFILSLFSMHSASANIVQPKGAVCVIGDGSHVVLVEELITGKLSLPGGTIDKERGETPQEAAEREVWEETGLVVTAKELLIEDETAAIFRCVSESDIVAFDLETINGLFRIPSWFAPHYGIETEAVYLSEVYKIPENKYRYPEQLTLLQQWSLDTTSAENKILWVTNLVDQAPKIHQFELELLSSLRAKIDQLPQVVTLSVKTIFTLINETGKEGFFYFFVIIALVYFGRNSALTLLFGIILSIVLTGLAKQGLGLPRPFVYIPQLQLTEAVGFGMPSMHSMLSVVIYGTFYLILKRLSLPEKTLKRYACIFIILVIGQSIARVWLGVHFVSDAIVGLCLGGMVFYHFSNMQKKHGDLLYKVIGGLHFWLLLSTVISGIAFVMAYINYLYAAAICWGVVAAIMCSKPKVITDAKVKLIALITIVLSVMLARYGVSYLLTQVEASSLNVLVIRTIGNFTVIFGLFVYAAWLPKVIENKFAKR